Proteins from a genomic interval of Rubinisphaera italica:
- the dtd gene encoding D-aminoacyl-tRNA deacylase yields MRAVIQRVSSASVEVEGTIVGQIEQGLLVFLGVGQGDSRKEVTWMAEKIASLRIFEDADGKMNRSLVETGGSALVVSQFTLYGDCRKGRRPSFIQAAAPEDANRLYREFVAEIRGHGIQVATGTFQATMRVASMNEGPVTMLIDSEKRF; encoded by the coding sequence ATGCGAGCGGTCATTCAGCGTGTCTCCTCTGCCTCCGTTGAAGTCGAAGGAACAATAGTCGGGCAGATTGAACAGGGATTGCTGGTCTTTCTGGGAGTTGGGCAGGGGGATAGTCGTAAGGAAGTCACCTGGATGGCTGAGAAGATCGCCTCGTTAAGAATTTTTGAGGATGCTGATGGCAAAATGAATCGTTCGCTGGTCGAGACCGGGGGCTCTGCATTGGTCGTCAGTCAGTTCACTTTGTATGGTGACTGCCGTAAAGGTCGCCGACCAAGTTTTATTCAGGCGGCTGCCCCAGAAGATGCGAATCGACTTTACCGGGAATTTGTTGCCGAAATCCGTGGTCACGGGATTCAAGTCGCGACTGGTACCTTTCAAGCAACGATGCGAGTTGCCAGTATGAATGAAGGCCCTGTAACAATGCTCATCGATAGTGAAAAACGGTTTTAA
- a CDS encoding protein kinase domain-containing protein, producing the protein MSSLTMNAFSDALKKSGLMTDQAFQTRIAELESSETDLNDSKATARAFINAGDVTAWQAEKLLAGKHKGFFLGKYKLLRLLGRGGMSAVYLAEHSLMKRRCAIKVLPANRVDDSSYLGRFHLEAQAAAALDDPHIVRAYDVDQFSDGKSVVHFLVMEYVEGRDLHQVIMREGPLTPIDAAEYIRQAATGLQHAHDCGLVHRDIKPGNLLLDLKGTVKILDMGLARFFDETDDNSLTIQHDERVLGTADFLSPEQAINSHNVDHRADIYSLGCTLYFMLTKHAPFEQGSLAQRLMAHQTQEPPPVTKYRQDVPETLLDILKKMMAKKPEDRQENAEAVAQDLKNWIVNNADQQWLEDHERQWDSRPHTNAKPAAPDIPIPNAPSTDEFGDFLTMIGSEEPGSGLKPASGSGMLSGFPGRKSGVQKKQTPDNGSSVNPAEMPLETSPTPKSNRKISPTHNSSKVSKPISSVAKRNSEIKGHSSLSLPESVQTILDKAKEKPALYGGIAAAVLALILLPMYLFSGGDSKKGPGQAEAPPKKEAKEPENESPNMTEEVPIVGVNMTVGEGETFESINEAIEYLKNYNDSLSFQDERKIILKPDAKYSGTVEILEPSFNFPKKLRIIGESDSKVVWKGDGSQPLLRLDNVEGLVLENIEFDAAGASVAIEIQDTCPGVTIRNSRIVNFNQTGIDLAGTAGLFTTVVKVENCSFNTSNASAKGIVVRSGDATSESLQLLRCQFEGPFATGIELQSDFVRWLDIKECTFQKLGRGIFIDPGNPTLVSLAIGNNTFHQCEQAIVMRSIPSATSDDMVITRNLFIDSQQADFSVLNGGEASGLTASLRANPAGASFNWTTRSKSESDNSPTIFAENARFDVQDITLKNTDPAQGNYLKPDQGKGRVAGESGFKPYVGAVSP; encoded by the coding sequence ATGAGCTCCTTAACAATGAACGCGTTTTCGGATGCCCTTAAAAAAAGCGGCCTGATGACCGATCAGGCCTTTCAGACGCGAATCGCGGAGTTGGAATCTTCAGAAACCGATCTGAATGATTCCAAGGCGACTGCACGGGCATTCATCAACGCGGGCGATGTCACCGCCTGGCAAGCTGAGAAATTACTGGCTGGCAAACATAAAGGATTTTTTCTCGGAAAATACAAATTGCTCCGTTTACTGGGGCGAGGCGGTATGAGTGCGGTTTATCTGGCCGAGCATTCGCTTATGAAAAGACGCTGTGCCATCAAGGTGCTTCCTGCAAACCGAGTTGACGATTCTTCCTACCTGGGAAGATTTCATCTCGAAGCTCAGGCAGCTGCGGCACTGGATGATCCCCATATCGTGCGTGCCTACGATGTCGATCAATTCAGCGATGGCAAATCGGTCGTTCATTTCCTGGTGATGGAATATGTGGAAGGCCGAGATCTGCATCAGGTGATCATGCGGGAAGGTCCGCTCACTCCTATTGATGCTGCCGAGTATATTCGGCAGGCGGCGACGGGGCTGCAACATGCCCACGATTGCGGTTTGGTTCACCGAGATATTAAACCGGGAAACTTATTGCTCGATTTGAAGGGGACGGTCAAAATTCTCGATATGGGACTGGCCCGTTTCTTCGATGAAACTGATGACAATTCTCTGACGATTCAACACGATGAGCGAGTCTTAGGTACTGCGGACTTTCTTTCCCCCGAACAGGCGATTAACAGCCACAATGTCGACCATCGAGCAGACATTTACAGCCTGGGTTGCACTCTCTACTTCATGCTGACAAAGCACGCCCCTTTCGAGCAGGGTAGCCTCGCCCAACGGCTGATGGCCCATCAAACTCAAGAACCACCTCCGGTCACCAAATATCGACAGGATGTTCCTGAAACCTTGCTCGACATCCTGAAAAAAATGATGGCCAAAAAGCCGGAAGATCGGCAAGAGAATGCCGAGGCTGTTGCTCAGGATTTAAAAAACTGGATTGTTAACAATGCAGATCAGCAATGGCTTGAAGATCACGAACGTCAATGGGATTCGAGACCACATACCAATGCAAAACCCGCTGCCCCCGACATTCCGATACCTAATGCCCCCTCGACTGATGAATTTGGTGACTTCCTGACGATGATTGGAAGTGAGGAACCGGGTTCAGGTCTCAAGCCAGCCAGTGGTTCTGGCATGTTAAGCGGTTTTCCGGGACGTAAATCGGGGGTACAAAAAAAACAGACTCCCGATAATGGATCGAGCGTTAATCCCGCTGAAATGCCTTTAGAGACCAGCCCGACGCCGAAATCGAATCGGAAAATCTCTCCGACTCACAATTCTTCAAAAGTTTCCAAGCCGATCAGTTCGGTCGCCAAACGGAATTCGGAAATCAAAGGCCATTCGAGTTTATCCCTCCCGGAATCCGTACAAACGATCCTGGATAAGGCCAAAGAAAAACCTGCTCTGTACGGGGGAATTGCAGCTGCGGTTCTCGCTCTGATCCTGCTTCCCATGTATCTGTTTTCAGGTGGGGATAGCAAAAAGGGACCTGGACAGGCGGAGGCTCCACCGAAAAAGGAAGCGAAGGAACCTGAAAATGAATCTCCCAATATGACCGAGGAAGTGCCCATTGTGGGTGTCAACATGACGGTCGGTGAAGGAGAAACATTTGAGTCCATCAACGAAGCGATTGAATACCTGAAGAATTACAATGACTCACTTTCGTTCCAGGATGAACGCAAAATTATTCTCAAGCCAGATGCCAAATATTCTGGAACGGTGGAGATCCTCGAACCCTCATTCAATTTCCCGAAAAAACTGCGAATCATTGGCGAATCGGATTCGAAAGTTGTCTGGAAAGGGGATGGATCTCAACCCTTACTCAGGCTCGATAACGTCGAAGGCCTCGTGCTGGAGAATATCGAATTCGATGCTGCGGGAGCTTCCGTCGCCATCGAAATTCAGGACACCTGCCCAGGCGTAACCATACGAAATTCCCGAATTGTTAACTTCAATCAAACGGGAATTGACCTGGCTGGAACAGCTGGATTATTCACCACCGTTGTGAAAGTAGAAAACTGCTCGTTCAATACATCAAACGCTTCTGCCAAAGGAATTGTGGTTCGCTCTGGCGACGCGACCAGCGAAAGTCTGCAACTGCTCCGTTGTCAGTTTGAAGGCCCTTTCGCTACTGGCATTGAATTGCAATCCGATTTTGTTCGCTGGCTCGATATTAAAGAGTGTACATTTCAAAAGCTTGGCCGAGGTATTTTTATCGATCCCGGCAATCCGACACTGGTCTCACTCGCGATTGGAAACAATACGTTCCATCAATGCGAGCAGGCAATCGTGATGCGTTCTATCCCTTCTGCAACCAGCGATGACATGGTCATTACACGGAATCTGTTTATCGATTCTCAGCAGGCCGATTTTTCTGTTCTGAATGGTGGAGAGGCCAGCGGTTTAACGGCTTCCTTGCGTGCGAATCCAGCCGGAGCTTCCTTCAATTGGACCACCCGCAGCAAATCCGAGTCAGACAATTCTCCCACAATATTTGCGGAAAATGCTCGATTCGATGTGCAGGACATCACACTGAAAAATACCGATCCTGCCCAAGGTAATTATCTCAAACCTGATCAGGGTAAGGGGCGAGTCGCCGGTGAATCTGGCTTCAAACCTTACGTCGGTGCGGTATCTCCTTAA
- a CDS encoding class I SAM-dependent methyltransferase has translation MPRKYSKKRNPPPDPEFDEIPYIPPRPEEQLLIQHLASLQAERILCTSHGRGQLAGYLASQNPDSQVQCHYLDSHYAALSKTYWEEADHRPEIICSPDLPDQEYDVVCVPVQRQGNAELTREMLQQAYLQLADKGMMYCAVNTPQDRWLHEQMQKLHKKVTRKVKKTGVIYSATKTGPLNKIRNFTSHFTAKVKERELEFETRPGVFSHRRLDPGAWALIRSMQVKKGMQVLDLGCGCGAVGIAAMCSAPNVSITAIDSYSRAVQCTQHNIEKNLDAAEQSRFTIVQTHSGEFQHNGQFDLVLANPPYFANFKIAQLFIETALNAMKPNGKFFLVTKMPHWYEEHLPEYFAEIRIDPQGDYSIVKANN, from the coding sequence ATGCCCAGGAAATACTCAAAAAAACGCAACCCGCCTCCCGATCCGGAATTTGACGAAATTCCCTACATTCCTCCCCGACCGGAAGAGCAGTTACTGATCCAGCATCTGGCCTCCTTGCAGGCCGAGCGGATACTTTGTACCAGCCATGGGCGCGGTCAACTGGCCGGTTACCTGGCCAGTCAAAATCCCGATTCCCAAGTCCAATGTCATTATCTGGATAGTCATTACGCTGCTTTGTCGAAAACCTACTGGGAAGAAGCCGATCATCGTCCGGAAATCATTTGCAGTCCTGATTTACCCGATCAGGAATATGATGTTGTCTGTGTTCCCGTACAAAGGCAGGGGAATGCGGAGCTCACTCGGGAAATGCTTCAGCAAGCTTATCTTCAACTGGCCGACAAAGGCATGATGTACTGTGCCGTCAACACCCCTCAGGATCGCTGGTTGCACGAGCAGATGCAGAAACTTCACAAAAAGGTCACCCGAAAGGTTAAAAAAACGGGAGTGATTTATTCGGCAACGAAAACTGGACCACTGAATAAAATCCGAAATTTCACCAGTCATTTCACTGCGAAAGTGAAAGAACGAGAACTTGAATTTGAAACCCGGCCAGGAGTTTTTTCACATCGGCGACTCGACCCAGGTGCCTGGGCACTCATTCGATCGATGCAGGTGAAAAAAGGAATGCAGGTCCTTGATCTCGGCTGTGGCTGCGGGGCTGTGGGAATCGCGGCCATGTGCTCTGCTCCGAATGTCAGTATAACTGCTATTGATTCCTATTCACGTGCGGTACAATGTACTCAACACAATATTGAGAAGAATCTGGATGCTGCAGAGCAAAGTCGGTTTACGATTGTGCAAACACACTCCGGAGAATTCCAGCATAATGGTCAATTCGATCTCGTGCTGGCAAATCCTCCATATTTTGCCAACTTTAAAATCGCCCAGTTGTTTATTGAAACCGCTCTCAATGCGATGAAGCCGAATGGGAAATTCTTTCTCGTAACAAAAATGCCTCACTGGTACGAAGAACATTTGCCAGAATACTTTGCAGAGATTCGGATCGATCCGCAAGGAGATTACTCAATCGTCAAGGCAAACAACTAA
- a CDS encoding response regulator codes for MTEEIKPNRILIADDNPQNRELIEAYLAGCDYEIAMAEDGQDTIRQVTAFEPDLLLLDIMMPKMSGFEVCQQLKRDEKTADIPVLVITALRDSADIEKAVEAGADDFLSKPINRLELMTRVRSLLRVRHLTNERDRLLAYLREMEKPSET; via the coding sequence ATGACTGAAGAGATCAAACCGAATCGAATTTTAATTGCCGACGACAATCCGCAAAATCGAGAGTTGATCGAAGCCTATCTTGCCGGTTGCGACTATGAAATTGCGATGGCTGAAGATGGTCAGGATACAATCAGACAAGTCACGGCATTTGAACCTGATTTGTTATTGCTCGATATCATGATGCCCAAGATGAGTGGATTTGAAGTTTGTCAACAACTCAAACGAGATGAAAAAACTGCCGATATTCCCGTCCTGGTTATTACGGCTCTGCGTGACTCAGCTGATATCGAAAAGGCGGTCGAAGCTGGGGCAGATGATTTCCTGTCCAAGCCGATCAACCGACTCGAATTGATGACCAGAGTTCGTTCATTACTGCGCGTCCGGCATCTGACTAACGAGCGAGATCGCCTGCTAGCCTATCTACGCGAAATGGAAAAACCATCGGAAACTTAA
- a CDS encoding TIGR04282 family arsenosugar biosynthesis glycosyltransferase, with protein sequence MNFPHQETVLGVFVKHPEPGKVKSRLGVEIGYENAASLYEAFVADIIERFGHSADRLILGYTPDNKTALDWLLQQGSKDAVYWPQPDTDLGKRMANYFHFAFEQHETKSAILIGSDSPTLPVSHLEQAYEWLFSVDCVLGPSADGGYYLVGLSSPQPEMFEGIEWSSSSVLEKTVERIQELGLSMKLLPLWYDVDEMANLRMLRGHLLAMKLSGRNNLPRRTEEWLANWSEASGD encoded by the coding sequence ATGAATTTTCCTCATCAGGAAACGGTTTTAGGGGTTTTTGTAAAGCATCCCGAACCGGGGAAAGTCAAGTCGCGACTGGGGGTAGAAATTGGTTACGAAAATGCAGCCAGTCTGTACGAAGCCTTCGTCGCAGACATTATCGAACGATTTGGTCATTCGGCAGATCGGCTCATTCTGGGGTATACTCCCGATAACAAAACAGCACTCGACTGGCTCCTGCAACAGGGATCGAAAGATGCTGTCTACTGGCCACAGCCAGATACGGATTTGGGAAAGCGGATGGCAAATTATTTCCACTTCGCATTCGAGCAACACGAAACGAAGTCCGCGATTTTGATTGGCTCCGACAGTCCCACCCTGCCGGTTTCACACCTCGAACAGGCTTACGAATGGCTCTTTTCGGTCGATTGCGTGCTTGGGCCTTCAGCAGATGGAGGCTACTATCTGGTTGGGCTGTCTTCCCCTCAGCCTGAAATGTTTGAGGGGATTGAGTGGAGCTCATCGAGTGTTCTTGAAAAGACGGTCGAACGCATCCAAGAGCTTGGGCTTTCGATGAAACTCCTGCCTCTCTGGTACGATGTCGACGAAATGGCTAACTTACGGATGCTTCGAGGGCATCTTCTCGCCATGAAACTCTCTGGCCGAAACAACTTGCCTCGCAGAACCGAAGAGTGGCTGGCTAACTGGTCGGAAGCCTCTGGAGATTGA
- a CDS encoding DUF1501 domain-containing protein, whose amino-acid sequence MGHSKSYQDTCNPSHFRKLSRRGFLSVGAIAGAGLTLPDLFRLQSAQADLKDYSNFEGTAKSIIHIYLPGGMAHQESFDPKPFAPIEYRGEMKQVKTKIPGHLFGESLVKTANVADRMTVINSMTHGEAAHERGTHNMFTGYRPSPALQYPSIGSIVSHEYGPRNNLPPYVCIPNQPNEFAGTGYLSSSYAAFSLGSDPASAGFKVRDLDMYAGIDDSRFATRRSALDAVNDHFRSLEKSDKISAMDSFYERAYSLISSPQAREAFDIEKEDGKLRDAYGRNQAGARLLMARRLVESGVRLVNLTYGGWDMHSNIVNGFKGTMPAFDQAFSTLITDLEQRGLLDETLVMVSSEFGRTPKINKDAGRDHWPKVFSVALAGGGIKKGYVHGTSDATATEPDLDPVSPADLFTTVYHAMGIVADKELMAPGDRPIEIVDGGKVINEVLA is encoded by the coding sequence ATGGGTCACTCTAAGTCTTATCAGGATACTTGTAATCCTTCGCATTTTCGCAAATTGTCGCGACGTGGTTTTTTGTCAGTCGGTGCAATTGCAGGTGCCGGACTGACACTGCCCGATTTGTTCCGTCTCCAGTCTGCACAGGCAGATCTCAAAGACTATTCAAACTTTGAGGGAACTGCGAAGTCAATTATTCATATCTACCTGCCCGGTGGAATGGCACATCAGGAATCATTCGATCCGAAGCCTTTTGCTCCGATTGAATACCGTGGTGAGATGAAGCAAGTCAAGACGAAGATTCCGGGGCATCTGTTTGGTGAGTCTCTGGTAAAAACTGCCAATGTTGCTGATCGTATGACCGTCATTAATTCGATGACTCATGGCGAAGCGGCTCACGAGCGTGGCACTCATAATATGTTTACCGGGTACCGTCCGAGCCCTGCCTTGCAGTATCCAAGTATCGGTTCGATTGTCAGTCACGAGTATGGCCCACGTAATAATCTTCCTCCTTATGTCTGTATTCCAAATCAACCAAATGAATTTGCAGGGACTGGCTACCTCAGCTCTTCTTATGCGGCTTTCAGCCTGGGGAGCGATCCAGCATCTGCTGGCTTTAAGGTTCGCGATCTGGATATGTACGCAGGAATCGATGATTCCCGCTTCGCCACACGCCGCAGTGCGTTGGATGCAGTGAATGATCACTTCCGCTCTCTAGAGAAATCCGACAAGATTTCCGCGATGGATTCTTTCTACGAGCGAGCTTACTCTTTGATCAGTTCGCCACAGGCTCGTGAAGCGTTTGATATTGAAAAGGAAGATGGCAAGTTGCGAGATGCCTACGGTCGAAACCAGGCCGGTGCTCGCTTGTTGATGGCTCGTCGTCTGGTTGAATCAGGTGTTCGCCTGGTAAACCTGACCTATGGCGGCTGGGACATGCACAGCAATATTGTGAATGGCTTCAAAGGGACTATGCCAGCATTCGATCAGGCATTCTCAACTCTAATTACTGATCTCGAACAACGTGGTTTGCTGGACGAAACACTCGTCATGGTTTCTTCTGAATTTGGTCGTACACCTAAGATCAACAAAGACGCCGGTCGAGATCACTGGCCGAAAGTCTTCAGTGTTGCTTTGGCAGGTGGCGGAATTAAGAAGGGCTATGTCCATGGGACCTCAGATGCGACAGCAACTGAGCCGGATCTCGATCCAGTTAGCCCCGCTGATTTGTTCACGACTGTCTACCATGCTATGGGGATCGTTGCGGACAAAGAGTTGATGGCACCTGGTGATCGTCCAATCGAAATTGTGGATGGCGGTAAGGTCATCAACGAAGTTCTTGCTTAA